One genomic region from Drosophila subpulchrella strain 33 F10 #4 breed RU33 chromosome 2R, RU_Dsub_v1.1 Primary Assembly, whole genome shotgun sequence encodes:
- the LOC119549455 gene encoding caskin-2 isoform X2: MHRSLKPHASTAQPKKVQPPTIPGDAPQDLHHYQQPQQHHHQQHHHHPHHQPLIPLYRLSGPLRHHQNQNHQADDGISMSGSSIVSSPSLEEGGFNLPRETSVALRLKDEVAGPAVAPSAGGGGTGGGAAVVGAPPPGAGKSGVAMVPPPPVFCATLREPLTHKAAVYYHQQLALQEDQGIDLTQSPGRDSPGSSSGSAGSGSRHSTASLDSGRASSYLTGVSSSGASIRAPLSSPRCSSVSSCSIGSVDRQRNDELIIDWLLEMKHEEYAQLFIAAGYDLPTIARMTPEDLTAIGIKNPHHRERIKQRIDKLQVLDNLPHFVPGSIEEWLQLLRLEEYIQPLLEQNYKTVRDVTQVTWEDLEDIGIVKLGHQKKILLAIKRVKDIISGKWNPGGANAYQQQVRQPRGKSLESLEDIHDNSTRSHLTFSHYTTTDYGHFGPPTTAAAAAAMAAAATLQQQQHHHQQLLHQQQQQAAAARLLGNPPPIGWRRSYDDGDITPTNDATRELLYEQEGGGTLPRQQRGILQRAVLNTMPPLEHHHYMNAAAAAEYGAASGVEGGANYLSGSPLTGKKIAPEPPRRHCSIRNSRTLSGEGVPTGSVAQAHQQAAQQQQQAQHMFYGHTAQHWQQQQAGAGSGQQPIYANYATIQQTTAEIHCEKYHDNKSTSSIDSIDTIPFANENTGTIKQRLLNRQELQGGGAGTNSAPGGGHPAHLHSSSSSSSSSSTNTIANIAHSFHSLKSSSSLHDATLARSESMGSTASGGSALHLRSPTLDMSNPGGSAVEPISSPESTVPAVAINTGVPPKVSVNVLNDIGNMLANLTDELDAMLEEEKRVGLNIDSE; encoded by the exons ATGCATCGTTCGCTGAAGCCGCATGCATCTACCGCACAGCCTAAGAAGGTGCAACCGCCAACGATACCAGGTGACGCGCCGCAGGACTTGCATCACTATCAGCAGCCGCagcaacaccaccaccagcagcaccaccaTCATCCGCACCACCAGCCGCTGATACCGCTCTACCGGCTGAGCGGACCGCTGCGCCATCACCAGAACCAGAACCACCAGGCGGACGATGGGATCAGCATGAGCGGCAGCAGCATCGTTTCGTCGCCCTCGCTGGAGGAGGGTGGCTTCAATTTGCCCCGGGAGACGAGTGTGGCCCTGCGTCTCAAGGATGAAGTGGCTGGCCCGGCGGTAGCCCCCTCAGCTGGCGGAGGAGGAACAGGAGGAGGTGCGGCGGTAGTGGGAGCACCCCCACCAGGAGCTGGAAAATCTGGAGTTGCCATGGTCCCGCCACCACCCGTTTTCTGTGCCACTCTGCGCGAACCGCTGACCCACAAGGCGGCCGTCTACTACCACCAGCAGCTCGCTTTGCAGGAGGATCAGGGCATCGATCTGACCCAATCGCCTGGCCGAGATTCTCCGGGTTCCTCCTCGGGCTCGGCCGGTTCCGGATCTCGCCACAGCACCGCCAGTTTGGACTCAGGTCGGGCCTCCTCCTACCTGACCGGTGTATCCTCGTCGGGAGCCTCGATTCGGGCaccgctctcctcgccgcgctgCAGTTCCGTGAGCTCCTGCTCCATTGGCAGCGTGGATCGGCAGCGGAACGATGAGCTCATCATCGACTGGCTGCTGGAGATGAAGCACGAGGAGTACGCCCAGCTGTTCATCGCCGCGGGCTACGATCTGCCCACCATTGCGCGCATGACGCCGGAGGATCTCACCGCCATTGGCATCAAGAATCCGCATCATCGGGAGCGGATCAAGCAGCGGATCGACAAGCTGCAGGTGCTCGACAATTTGCCTCACTTCGTGCCG GGATCAATTGAGGAATGGCTGCAGCTGTTGCGTCTGGAGGAGTACATTCAGCCGTTACTGGAGCAGAACTACAAGACGGTGCGCGACGTAACCCAAGTGACTTGGGAGGATCTCGAGGACATTGGCATTGTCAAGCTGGGCCACCAGAAGAAGATCCTGCTGGCCATCAAGCGGGTGAAGGACATTATTAGCGGAAAGTGGAACCCAGGAGGCGCCAATGCCTACCAACAACAG gtGCGCCAGCCGCGCGGCAAGAGCCTGGAATCGTTGGAGGACATCCACGACAACAGCACGCGCAGCCATCTGACCTTCAGCCATTACACGACCACGGACTACGGCCACTTTGGGCCGCCCACAACGGCGGCGGCTGCGGCGGCCATGGCTGCGGCTGCAAcgctccagcagcagcagcatcaccaccagcagctgctccaccagcaacagcagcaggcgGCTGCCGCCCGTCTCCTGGGCAATCCGCCGCCCATCGGATGGCGGCGGTCCTACGACGATGGCGACATTACACCCACCAACGACGCCACGAGGGAGCTGCTCTACGAGCAGGAGGGCGGTGGCACGTTGCCACGCCAGCAGCGAGGCATCCTGCAGAGAGCGGTGCTGAACACGATGCCGCCGCTGGAGCACCACCACTACATGAatgcggcggcggcggcggagtACGGAGCGGCCAGCGGTGTGGAGGGAGGAGCG AACTACTTAAGCGGCAGTCCCTTGACGGGCAAAAAGATAGCTCCAGAGCCACCCAGACGCCACTGCAGCATACGCAACTCCCGTACGCTGAGCGGAGAGGGAGTGCCTACGGGATCGGTTGCGCAGGCGCATCAGCAGGcagcccagcagcagcaacaggcgCAGCACATGTTCTACGGCCACACGGCACAGCactggcagcagcagcaggctgGAGCGGGGAGCGGTCAGCAGCCCATCTACGCCAACTATGCCACCATTCAGCAGACAACGGCGGAGATACACTGCGAGAAATATCACGACAATAAGTCGACATCCAGCATCGATTCGATTGATACGATACCCTTTGCCAACGAGAACACAGGGACGATCAAGCAGCGGCTGCTCAACCGCCAGGAGCTGCAGGGCGGCGGAGCGGGCACCAACAGCGCTCCTGGCGGTGGCCATCCCGCCCACCTGCACTCATCCAGCTCGAGCTCCAGCTCCTCCTCCACGAACACCATTGCAAACATAGCGCACTCGTTCCATTCGCTGAAATCTTCCAGTTCGCTGCACGATGCCACCCTGGCGCGCAGTGAAAGCATGGGCAGCACGGCCAGCGGTGGAAGTGCCTTGCATCTGCGTTCACCCACTCTGGATATGTCCAATCCTGGCGGATCTGCGGTGGAGCCAATTAGTTCGCCGGAGTCGACCGTTCCAGCTGTAGCCATAAACACAGGAGTTCCGCCAAAAGTTTCGGTGAACGTTCTAAACGACATTGGCAATATGCTGGCCAATCTCACGGACGAGTTGGACGCCATGCTCGAGGAAGAGAAGCGAGTGGGCCTCAACATAGACAGTGAATAA
- the LOC119549455 gene encoding uncharacterized protein LOC119549455 isoform X1 produces the protein MHRSLKPHASTAQPKKVQPPTIPGDAPQDLHHYQQPQQHHHQQHHHHPHHQPLIPLYRLSGPLRHHQNQNHQADDGISMSGSSIVSSPSLEEGGFNLPRETSVALRLKDEVAGPAVAPSAGGGGTGGGAAVVGAPPPGAGKSGVAMVPPPPVFCATLREPLTHKAAVYYHQQLALQEDQGIDLTQSPGRDSPGSSSGSAGSGSRHSTASLDSGRASSYLTGVSSSGASIRAPLSSPRCSSVSSCSIGSVDRQRNDELIIDWLLEMKHEEYAQLFIAAGYDLPTIARMTPEDLTAIGIKNPHHRERIKQRIDKLQVLDNLPHFVPGSIEEWLQLLRLEEYIQPLLEQNYKTVRDVTQVTWEDLEDIGIVKLGHQKKILLAIKRVKDIISGKWNPGGANAYQQQEYQRKPWQFIVPIPSTPSYVPTTRVSWDDTKIYATSSVLNATAPAGSSCLNSSLPNGDAYYCTGSNHECCSGNDVVLIKVRQPRGKSLESLEDIHDNSTRSHLTFSHYTTTDYGHFGPPTTAAAAAAMAAAATLQQQQHHHQQLLHQQQQQAAAARLLGNPPPIGWRRSYDDGDITPTNDATRELLYEQEGGGTLPRQQRGILQRAVLNTMPPLEHHHYMNAAAAAEYGAASGVEGGANYLSGSPLTGKKIAPEPPRRHCSIRNSRTLSGEGVPTGSVAQAHQQAAQQQQQAQHMFYGHTAQHWQQQQAGAGSGQQPIYANYATIQQTTAEIHCEKYHDNKSTSSIDSIDTIPFANENTGTIKQRLLNRQELQGGGAGTNSAPGGGHPAHLHSSSSSSSSSSTNTIANIAHSFHSLKSSSSLHDATLARSESMGSTASGGSALHLRSPTLDMSNPGGSAVEPISSPESTVPAVAINTGVPPKVSVNVLNDIGNMLANLTDELDAMLEEEKRVGLNIDSE, from the exons ATGCATCGTTCGCTGAAGCCGCATGCATCTACCGCACAGCCTAAGAAGGTGCAACCGCCAACGATACCAGGTGACGCGCCGCAGGACTTGCATCACTATCAGCAGCCGCagcaacaccaccaccagcagcaccaccaTCATCCGCACCACCAGCCGCTGATACCGCTCTACCGGCTGAGCGGACCGCTGCGCCATCACCAGAACCAGAACCACCAGGCGGACGATGGGATCAGCATGAGCGGCAGCAGCATCGTTTCGTCGCCCTCGCTGGAGGAGGGTGGCTTCAATTTGCCCCGGGAGACGAGTGTGGCCCTGCGTCTCAAGGATGAAGTGGCTGGCCCGGCGGTAGCCCCCTCAGCTGGCGGAGGAGGAACAGGAGGAGGTGCGGCGGTAGTGGGAGCACCCCCACCAGGAGCTGGAAAATCTGGAGTTGCCATGGTCCCGCCACCACCCGTTTTCTGTGCCACTCTGCGCGAACCGCTGACCCACAAGGCGGCCGTCTACTACCACCAGCAGCTCGCTTTGCAGGAGGATCAGGGCATCGATCTGACCCAATCGCCTGGCCGAGATTCTCCGGGTTCCTCCTCGGGCTCGGCCGGTTCCGGATCTCGCCACAGCACCGCCAGTTTGGACTCAGGTCGGGCCTCCTCCTACCTGACCGGTGTATCCTCGTCGGGAGCCTCGATTCGGGCaccgctctcctcgccgcgctgCAGTTCCGTGAGCTCCTGCTCCATTGGCAGCGTGGATCGGCAGCGGAACGATGAGCTCATCATCGACTGGCTGCTGGAGATGAAGCACGAGGAGTACGCCCAGCTGTTCATCGCCGCGGGCTACGATCTGCCCACCATTGCGCGCATGACGCCGGAGGATCTCACCGCCATTGGCATCAAGAATCCGCATCATCGGGAGCGGATCAAGCAGCGGATCGACAAGCTGCAGGTGCTCGACAATTTGCCTCACTTCGTGCCG GGATCAATTGAGGAATGGCTGCAGCTGTTGCGTCTGGAGGAGTACATTCAGCCGTTACTGGAGCAGAACTACAAGACGGTGCGCGACGTAACCCAAGTGACTTGGGAGGATCTCGAGGACATTGGCATTGTCAAGCTGGGCCACCAGAAGAAGATCCTGCTGGCCATCAAGCGGGTGAAGGACATTATTAGCGGAAAGTGGAACCCAGGAGGCGCCAATGCCTACCAACAACAG GAGTACCAGCGGAAGCCGTGGCAATTCATTGTGCCCATACCCAGTACGCCATCCTATGTGCCAACCACTCGCGTCTCGTGGGACGACACGAAAATCTACGCCACCAGCAGTGTGCTGAATGCCACTGCCCCAGCCGGGAGCAGCTGCCTCAACAGCAGCCTGCCCAATGGAGACGCCTACTACTGCACGGGCAGCAATCACGAGTGTTGCTCCGGCAACGATGTGGTGCTCATTAAG gtGCGCCAGCCGCGCGGCAAGAGCCTGGAATCGTTGGAGGACATCCACGACAACAGCACGCGCAGCCATCTGACCTTCAGCCATTACACGACCACGGACTACGGCCACTTTGGGCCGCCCACAACGGCGGCGGCTGCGGCGGCCATGGCTGCGGCTGCAAcgctccagcagcagcagcatcaccaccagcagctgctccaccagcaacagcagcaggcgGCTGCCGCCCGTCTCCTGGGCAATCCGCCGCCCATCGGATGGCGGCGGTCCTACGACGATGGCGACATTACACCCACCAACGACGCCACGAGGGAGCTGCTCTACGAGCAGGAGGGCGGTGGCACGTTGCCACGCCAGCAGCGAGGCATCCTGCAGAGAGCGGTGCTGAACACGATGCCGCCGCTGGAGCACCACCACTACATGAatgcggcggcggcggcggagtACGGAGCGGCCAGCGGTGTGGAGGGAGGAGCG AACTACTTAAGCGGCAGTCCCTTGACGGGCAAAAAGATAGCTCCAGAGCCACCCAGACGCCACTGCAGCATACGCAACTCCCGTACGCTGAGCGGAGAGGGAGTGCCTACGGGATCGGTTGCGCAGGCGCATCAGCAGGcagcccagcagcagcaacaggcgCAGCACATGTTCTACGGCCACACGGCACAGCactggcagcagcagcaggctgGAGCGGGGAGCGGTCAGCAGCCCATCTACGCCAACTATGCCACCATTCAGCAGACAACGGCGGAGATACACTGCGAGAAATATCACGACAATAAGTCGACATCCAGCATCGATTCGATTGATACGATACCCTTTGCCAACGAGAACACAGGGACGATCAAGCAGCGGCTGCTCAACCGCCAGGAGCTGCAGGGCGGCGGAGCGGGCACCAACAGCGCTCCTGGCGGTGGCCATCCCGCCCACCTGCACTCATCCAGCTCGAGCTCCAGCTCCTCCTCCACGAACACCATTGCAAACATAGCGCACTCGTTCCATTCGCTGAAATCTTCCAGTTCGCTGCACGATGCCACCCTGGCGCGCAGTGAAAGCATGGGCAGCACGGCCAGCGGTGGAAGTGCCTTGCATCTGCGTTCACCCACTCTGGATATGTCCAATCCTGGCGGATCTGCGGTGGAGCCAATTAGTTCGCCGGAGTCGACCGTTCCAGCTGTAGCCATAAACACAGGAGTTCCGCCAAAAGTTTCGGTGAACGTTCTAAACGACATTGGCAATATGCTGGCCAATCTCACGGACGAGTTGGACGCCATGCTCGAGGAAGAGAAGCGAGTGGGCCTCAACATAGACAGTGAATAA